The Crassaminicella indica genomic interval CCTTTAATAATTGTCCTAATGATGCAGCTGTTATTCCTTTTCCTAATGATGATACAACACCACCAGTGACGAAAATATACTTTGTCATGTGTAAATACTCCTTTCACAATTTCATTTTTATTATATTGTTTATTTGATTTTCAGTTCATCGTACATATGTAGATTTATGCCTGTGCAATTTAATATTTATCAAAAATAAATTTTTATTCACAAGTACATATCTACATTAACCTTATAATGATGATTTTACTTTTTAGTTATTCAGAAACTTGTTTTAGTAGCAAAAAATAACTAGCTTCTAAAAAAAGAGAGAGGTCACCCCTACGGGTGACCTACCTGTGTCCGCATTATCTTTTATGGCAGGGCACCCAAGTCAAGGGTGCTCGTTTTTTTCTTTTATAATAACTTGAATATTATATCTTATTCCTTTGTTGACGTCAATAATATTTTATGATTTTGTATGATTTAGAGAATTATTTGATTTTTTATAAAAATAATACATCCTTAATTTTATTGTGTTAAGGATGTAGCGAATAGCCTTATGCTCCTGACTTGCATGCTATAATGATTTTAAGATTAGTGGTATCTTAACTAAATTTATTATACTATAGCTTATTTCTATTTTTCAATGGATTTGGCAGATATCTTATTCCCTCACCCCATTTTTATATAAAACCAAATTATTATAGACCAGAAAAATATAAAATGCTCTGGTCTATTACATATAGTTGTTTTTCTTTATTTAGCTTGTCTAAATTTTCTACTTATTTCTAACATCCTATTATCATTATGAATTGTTTTTAAAGAAAGATGATTCACATCCATTTGAAGGTCATCAACTTTTTCTTCTATTCGCTCCATTTGCTCATTGAGCTGTTTATATCCGTCAAATAAAGAAGTAAGTTTTATATCTACTTTATTTTCCAAACTTATAATTGCCTGTTTATTTTCTTCTACTTTATTTTCTAAAGAGTTAAGTCTTTTATCCATAGCATCTAATCTTTGATCCATAGCGTCTAATCTTTGATCCATAGCATCTAGCCTTTTATCTATATCTTCAAATCTTCTGTCTATATCTTCAAATCTTTTGTCTATAGCTTCAAATCTATTACTAAATTCCACATACATCTTTTCCATTAAATTTAAAATTTTATCTTCATTATTCATGTTTTCTCTCCTTCCTTTTGTATATAGAATCTTATTGTTATTATATCATTTATATCTTTATTTTTTTATAGTCATTAACGGAAATTAATAATATTTTCTCTATAATCTCTTTGTAAATCCTTTTGTAAAAATTCTAAAAATCTTACAAGCATTTCTGAACCTTCAGCCCTAGTGATATTCTTGTTTGGATTGATTCGATTGTAATCATCTCCGTAGATTAAACCTATTTCCTTTGCCATATATATACTGTCTTTTGCCCAACTTGGAATCTTATTATCATCTGTAAAGGAAGTATAAAAGCCTGGATTTGGAGCTTTGCTTTCAAAGCCTAAAGCCTTTATCAAAATAGTAACAGCTTGAGCTTTTGTTAGAGGCTTGTCTGGCTTAAATAAATCCTCTGTAACCCCTGATATGATATTTTTCTCTACTCCATCCTTTATATATTTATAATCAGGATCATTCACTGCTACATCTTTAAACGGAGATACCTCCTTTGGCTGTTTTCCTCTTGTTCGGCGAGTTTTCTTCACCTCTTCTAAGGAAGGTCTAATATTACATGCTCTAATAACTCCCTTTATAAACTCCACTCTTGTGAAAGGAATATCTGGCTTGAAAAATAATGAATTTTCATCAAAAACATCTAATGAATACAGCTTTTTGATATATTCCTCTGCCCAATGTCCACCGATATCTTTAAATTTTGGTATAATCAGCCTTTCCACCTTTGGTACCATCTTTTCTCTCAAAAGCTTGCTTCCTATTTTTCGCCTTCTATCATTGATTTCATCATCTTCTATTTTGGGAAGATTATAATCGTAGCTAGATACCATTTCTTGATTTGTCACCCTTACATGACCACCATAAAAGCTTGAAAAGTTAGCTTCATTATCTGAGTATTTTAGTGTTTTTGTAAGGCTGTCAGATACTTGTACTCGTACTGTCCCATGCCAAGTAGCTTCATCTATATCTCCATCTTTATCTTCTTTTTGCCTTCTGGAAGTAATAGTATAGTCTAATATTTGTGTTTCTGTACCTCCCCAAAAATTATTATAGCCTACATTACCACCACTAATATCAACAATAACTTCTCCTTCATCTTTATTGATTTTATAGTATTTTCTCGCCTTTAAATTTCCTGAATAAAAGTCAGAAGCAGGACGATTGTCTATAATATCTGATTTTGAAAGCTCATAGCCCCCATCTTTTGCTAACTCGTATTTATCCTTTCCTATTTTTATGGTTTCCTTATATTTATCTACTGTTGTCTGTCCAATAGTCTGCCCTTTATCGTTTCTTCTGTCATAGGTAGTCAAAAGAGTTATTTTTCGGTCTAATTGTCCTTTTATAGATTGATCCTCAGGCTTTAGCTTAAAAGTATAAGAAACCGTCTTTTCATTGCTTTTATTTTTTTCTTTCACATCAACCGTTCCTACAAATTTAATAGGTTCTCCTGTTATAAAAACCCATTCTTCATACTTATACTCATTGTTCACTCCACCAGAAAATCCAGGGGGTGTAGCCCATACTGTTATAGGAGTAAGCAACATCATCAATACCATGCATACAGTTATAAATTTTTTCATAAATCATCCCCCTCTATTTTTTGATGAAAAGTATCCATCAAGATAATATCGTCTTAATTGCTGACAAACACTATTTTACAACAACAACTTTTCCGTAAAAATCATCTCTTACAATATATAGTCTATTTCCTGGCTGTAGTTCATATGAGTTTATGATTTTTCCGTTTTTTACAATCATAGCTTTTTCTAAATTTACTCGAATAGTCGTATTTTTTGCCATCCATTTATCATGTCTGTAGCTGTAGTCCTTCGCATCTCTTAAATAAACTGTCCATCCAACTAAACTGTCCTCTTCAGCTTTTTCTATAACACCTGTTGTAACTCTCTGTCTTCTTAATGAGTCTAAATCTTTTTGAACCATGATACTAGTGATCCTATCTCCATCTGTATAGATGTATCCATACCAATCCTTGAGATGCTTATTTTTGATACGTTCATCATCATCTGTATCCTCATCTACTGAATAATCCCCTGCGAAAAATTCCTTTGGTAAGATGTATTTTTTATTTTCTATATCATAAATAATCGTATCATTGTCATAGAATAATTCTTTTTCATCATCCTCATCTCTTGTTCTAAAAGACTCCCATTCATGACGGTCTAAAAGATAAAAATCCTTCAAATAAACCTTGTCTTCAAATATTCTGCTAAGTCTTCCTGCATATATATAATTTTGACCGATGTTAGAGTTATTCAAATCCTCATTATAAATATTTATCACATCTGCATAAAGATTGCTGCCTCTTCCATCTGCTACGATAAATGCATCTGATTCAGGATTAATAGACTCTTTATCTACAAGTCTACCATTTTTTATGACCATAGTCCCTTCAGAAAAGGTCATATTTTTGTGATTTGCTAATTCAAAGGTATCTGAATACCAATTTATCCTTTTGATCTTATCAGAATATGTTTTTTCATACTGGCTTTTTACCACCATTTTTTCTATTTTATCAGTTCCGAAGAAATCTTTTATAGCCATATAAACAGTTTTTCCTCTATAATATTTTAAATTTTTATAATGAAGCCTTTGACCTCCTACATATAAAGGTAAATCTGATGAATAAGGGATCGCTATACTATTATTAAATCCTTGCCACTTTCCATTTCTAAAAACTTCAACCTTGTCAAGAACAATTTCATCTTCTAATTGATCTGCTCTTGCAAGCTTTCCACGATACAAGTTTTTTATAAGAATAGAATCCCCTTCAATACTCATTCTGCTGATCATCTTCGTATCCACTTCATCAAAATAAAGTCTTACACGATCTCCCTCATAAAGAACAGAAAGGGGTACATTTTCCCCTTTCTTTAGACAAACGGTAGCAGGAGAAGTAAAATAAGTTTCTTCTTTTCCTATAAGGTTTTTAATGATAATTTGATCTCTATCTATTTTCTTTACAATACCTGTTCGAACCTTTCCTCCTGGAGGAATATAACCTAGATTTTCTGTAGAATAGCCCTCAAGATACTTCAGCCTTCTTCCTCTAAGCTCTCCATATACCTCCATCCCGGGTTTAAAATCCTTCAACCTAACATTTTTTCCATCAATCTGAAAGTTTACCTTTCTATCTAAATTCAAAAGATGTACTGTACCATCATATTCTTCTATCTGTATTTGATTTTCTAGTACCTTTTTTACATAGCCTTCAATGAGTCCATCTCGATAAGGACCATTTATATCTGCATAGGAGATCACTGAAGTTAGCAATAACATTGCAACGATTATCCAGATTTTTTTCATTATTATTACCTCCTGCTTCCAAGAACTGCAAATTTACCAATCTTATCAGTAACTCCCATAATAGAGAAGCTGTCTTTACTACCATTAGCAATTGGTATCCATTTTCTTTCATCTTCATCATAAACATTTAAACTAATATATTTTACTCTTCTTATATCAGCCTTCTCCCTATCAACATCTAATGCTATCTGAATATAAGCTGGAAGATAAGACATCTCCGTATTGTTTTGTCCAGCATATACATAAGCTTTTAATTCATATTGCTTTGAAAGAGCTGTTTTCCCTATAATTCCCTTTTCTACTCTTCCTTCTGGTTTTATTGAGAAACGAATGCCTGAATCTCTTTTATATTTATTTTCTCTTATAGCTCCTGAATAGAAGTTTTTTGGGTTTAATTTAACTCTAAAAGCTTGTCCTGTTATTGTTATATCCTTTGCATCATAATTTGCTGCTACTGATGATGGAATACTAATGATGATTTCTTTAGCTCCTACTAAATCTCCTCTTGTTAAATCAATATTTAGTGCCTTTTCAAAATCATCTTCTCCAATAATAATATTTGCCTTGTTTCCAACCTTTTCAATTGTTGTATTTTCACCTAATTCTCCATCTTCATCTTTTGGTCCAACACGGTCTCCTGTCCTTACTCCGTTACTTGTTTTAGAATACTTTGAGTTCCCATATTTTCCGAGTGCTGTTACAACAAATTTATATCTTGTATTTGGCTCTAAATCTTGATATATAAAGGAAGTAAGCTCTGTATTGCCAACTACATATTTTTCATGATCATCTATTACTACATAGATTTCATATTCCTCTGCATCATTTACTTGATTCCAATTCACCTTAATATATCGATCATATAAAAGTTCTGCTGTAACTTCTGTCGGTACTGGTAAATCTGGAAGACCATATTTTATTCCTTCATAAATCTTCGTTGCTCCACCATCAGAATTAATAACCATAATTCCTATGCTATCTAGCTTTCCTGCTGGTGTTTTTACTATAAGAGTTCCCTCATCGATAAATTTTACCTCTGTCCCATCAGTTCCTTCCATCAAATTCCATTCTTCCCCATTGATATATATTTTTTCTTTTCCTTCTTCATTTGACTTTTCTATAACAGGACCAAACACCACTCGTGCGCCTTCTACAAATCCAGAACCTTTAATTTTTATTTCTTGTCCACCTTCAACAGAAATACTACTAATTATACTTGATTCTGCTGGATCATTTGGATCTACTACTGTAACGATAGTAGGTGCACTTAAGTACGTATATTCCCCACTTGGCTCAGAAAGCTCTCCATCTGGATTTTCTACTTTTACTTCAAACTTTCCAGATTGATGCGGAGGCATCTTTACTTTTATGGTTTTATAGTCTATTAATGTAACATCTTCATTAGGAACAATCGTATCTCCAATAAGTACAGAAAGTCCCTCTCTAAAGTCTTTACCTCTTATGATTACAGTATTTCCACCACTTGCTGGTCCTTTATCTGGTATGATTTCTTCAATAGAAGGTGCTGTTTCTCCTTTTGTAAATTGAATATAAATAGGTGGTGTCAATTCATCTGATGCAGCATTTCCATAATCTTCATTGCTTACAATCACTCTGAAAAATTTTCCTATATTTTCTTCTCCTACCGCAGGCATTTCAAAAGTCAATTTATTAGGCAACTGATAAGTAATCTGACTCGGATTAATTGTAAGAATCTCGCCTATTTGAATAAACGCATTTTCCCTAAAATCAGAACCTAAGATAGAAACCATATTCCCACCTTTATAAGTCATACGTAAAATTTTCATCTCTTTTCCATCTATTGTTTCTGTAATAGGATTTTTTCCATCTTTAGTTATATTTGTGATTTTAGGTTTACTATCTGGATTTTTATATTCAAATTTGCTAGATACTTCTCCACCATCTGGATTAATTACAGTCAAGGATACTATCCCTACTGTATAGTATGACGGTGTATGCACAACAATATGTCCTGAATTTACATATTCTACTTTTGGCGAATATCCTCTTTCTATAAATAGCCTTCTATCAGAAACCTCAAAACGAATCCACTCGTCTCCTCTCGTAGCATTGACATAAGAATAGGTTTGTCCTGCATGGTCTGTATAAGTCAGAAGACTTACAGGAACATAAATCGTTTCATCATCATAAGGTAGGGTTACTGTGTAGTTTTGTTGATTCTCCACAATATTAAGATTTAATGTATCATTTATCCCATCATAGTTTACTGTCAGTCCACCATCTAATCTAACGGTTGTCCTACTATTGTCAATTCGACCTGAATTTTCTGCTTCTCTAGGAATATCCTTATTTGTAATATTTGCAAATCTTACAAGAGCTTGAGTAACTGATTTTGTTTTATAGCTTCCTCCCTCTTTATAATAAACCTTTATATCACTTGTATAAAAGTCTTGCCCATGAATTTCAACACGATCTCCCCCTTGTTTTTTACCTCCTTCAGGCGAGATACTAGTAATTTTAGGGCTTGAACCTTCATAAGTATATGTTACTTTATTAGAAATTCCTAGATCATTGTTTTTTACATAAATATCAACAGTTCCTGCTTGAGTTCTAGGTGCAATTACTTTCAAATAACCATTCCCAAATTCTATAACCTCTGCCTGTTTGTTTCCAAAATACACTTTTGGTAAAACTGGCAATACAATCCCCTCATAATTGCCATATTTATTATATTGTTCTTTATTATATTCTTTTTTTAATTCTTCTACATTTTTATTTGTAAAATCATCTGGTCCACCAGTCCCATCATCTTCTTTCCCTAATTTTACACTATAATTATTTAAATTCTGATAATCTTCATCAGATTGCCAGCTTCCATCTCTATTATCATCATCATAAGGCTCATAAAATCTAAAATCTTCCCCTGTAATTTCTACATAATTTCCTCCAGCAGCTGTTCCTTTTACTGGTGTAATTTTGTTAATTTTGGGATGAGAAATCGGAACAATATAAGTAAAGCCATCCTCCTTACTTGCACTACCTCCATCAGGGTTTACAACAACTACAGCTACTGTCAATCTATCCGTATTGTATACTTCTTTTATATCAATATTCAATTTTGGAACAATTACTTCCATAGATAATCCATCAATCGCTACTTTTACATCCTCTTTTGGTATCATCATGCCATCAATATATACTTTTGTTTTTTCAGTCCCATTATCAATAAAACAATCTCTTCCTTCTGTCTTCTCTTTATTGGCTTTAATAGTAATAGTATATCCACCATCTACTGAACCTTCAGATGGTTCAATTGTTTCAATATTAGGTCTACTAGAAGGTTGTGTGTAGTAATAAAAGCCTTGGTTATCTACTTTACTGTCTTTTTTTGTATCTGGATTCACTACTGTCACATCGTAGTATCCATCTCCCGGAAGCTTTGGTACAGTAAAGTAAAGCTTATTAATATCTACAACCTTTACGTTGTCTCCAATGATTATATTATTTTCATCTACTTTAAATGGAGTCTTCATGATTAGTTCAAGCTTATCATTTCCATCGCTATCATTTACTAGGGTAATTCCATTTGTATCCACTGTTACTGTATAGGTATCTCCACCTTCTTTATCTGCTTTGATATCATTTCCTAAAACCTTTATGATATATTTTTCATCTACTCCATTAGATAAAACAACTTCTTTATTCATATTTTTATCAAGCGTATAAAATCTTTCATTTACATCTTCAAAGATAACACTATGATAATACTCTGCTACATTTAATTTACCATCTATTGCTTTTAATATTTTTAATGTATTAGGAGCGATATATTCTTTTAGTATAATTTCTTTTTTATCATTTTTGTTATATTCGTTGATATCTTCTCCCTCTAATAAAATCCTCGTACCAATTAATTTATATATATCATCCTTTGTTGCAGTAGGTGCAGGCTTTAAGAAATTATCTCCCTCTACTACTACTAAAGTTCCTGTTTTCCCTGTTTTAGGAGAAAAATCAATAAGCTTTGGATCTGTATATGTCTTTACATATTCAAATGGATAAACATCTATTCCACCCTCTGAATTCATAACCTGTATCTGTGTTTTTCCTTCTCTTCCCGGTGGTGCAGTGAAAGTAATTTTCTTTCCATCTCCCTGTACTTTTATTCCTTTTACTTCATTTCCATCTATAAATACCTTTGCTTCTGTTTCAAAATTAGAACCAATAATCGTAACTACTTCTCCTCCATCTACAGTTACAACATTTGGTTTTACCTCTTCTATAACAGGTTTTTTAGTAGCTGAAGGTAGCACAAATTCTACCGCATTTGGCTTTTGTCCTGAAAGCCCTGCTTCATTAGAATTTCGAACAGGATTTATTACCTTTACATAAGATGGTCCTATCTCACTGACAATTGTATCTTTAGGGATTTTAACTAAAATCTTTGTTCCCATTTCATTTCCTTCACTACCATCTACTTCTATTCCTTGTGCATTAAATACTTTAAAATATAAGTCTGGATTTCCATTTTCATAAACAGACCCAGAAACAGTTATATCATTTTTATTCAGCTTTATGCCATTCTCAAATTCAACGATAGGATACCTTGTTATCTTTTCATTTGCATCATTAGTATATTGATGAACAAAGAAATTTTCACCATAAATTGCAATCATTCTATCTTCTTCATTAGATATAATATAAGCAGATGAATTGTTATCTTTTTCTACTTGAATTTTTTCAGGTAGAACCCCTTCTATTTCAGGCTTAGGAGTACTTGATATAAATTTAAACTTCCCATCCTGCCACACAGCTCTGTCTTTAATAACAATATCATTTGGAAAACCCGTTAATTTTAATACAGTTTCTGTTTCTATAACAACATCTTTTAAAGGATTGGTTGCTACATCTGTTATAGGCTGAGTATATACAGATATCCTGTCTATACCTCCAAAAGAATAGTCATATTCACTGCTATTTGGTTTTTTCGCAAACTTCGTAACAGCTCCTATGATTACTTTTACTGTTCTCTTTGCCGATTCAACATTATATTTTTTTTCTCCATATTCACCTACAGAAGTTTTCTCTTCAGTAACTTTATTTCCTTCTTCATTCTCATAAGTAACATTTTTTGTAGTTTGAGTTCCATAACTAATTTCCATAGTAGTTTCATTTGTTCCATCAACTGTAATGACTTTTTTCTCTTCACTATTGGGTCTAAAATCATCAATATTTAAACTTCCAAAATATCTTCCTGTAAGTTCTACTTTAGTATTTCCTGAATCTGGTCCTTCCGTAGGACTGACCGATTTAATTGTAATCTTATTTTCTGAATCAATAACAGTAAATTTATCATATTCAGGAGCTTGTCCTATAACCAACTGCTTCACAATTGCTTCATTTGGGTCTTGATTGTCTTCTATACGATTTGTAAATATTACATAATAATCTCCTTGTTCAAGTCCATTTGGAACATGCGTTTTTAATACTTGTTTTCCATTCAGATTAGGAATAAAAGATGTATCTGTCCCTTTATTATCATTTGTAAAAGCATCCGTAAGATCTCTTAAGAAAAATACATCATATCTATCTAATCCATGAGATGCAATAAACTGCACTTCATCTCCCGTCATACCACGATTTGGATTCATTATCAAATCTGATATTGGTTCAATTTCATGTACCAAAGTAAATTGCTTTGGATAATATTTTTGAATCATAATATTTATCTGATTGCCTGCAACTTTCGGATCCTCAACCTGAAAGTTCTTTTCAATTATGATATTTTGTATTCCTGCATCACCTTTAATATCTTCTGCTTTAAATACTACCGTCTGTGTAGAAGAGTCCCCTGTAAAACTTTCAGTATTTTGAAAATCTAATTGCTGTGTTCCTCCAGTACTTTTATAATACACTGAATACATACGATTATCAGAATCAGCTGTATTATCATCATGATCTTTTTTTATTAAATCTAGATTAGTACCTTTTAAAGTAAGTTGATCTTTTCCTATTTTAATCCTTCTTGTAACCTCTGAAAGAGTGGGCAATTCATCTTGTTTGATTTGAATTATTTTATTTCCTATTAAGATTGAATTCGGAATTACTCCTCCATTTCCTACTTCAAACTGCTGTACTACCTCTGAATCTACTGATTTATTTTTAACTTCTTCAAATCCAGCACCTTCTTTTGACGTTCCAATATAAACACCTTTTAAGTTGTCTCCTAAAATAGTAATAATAGTCTTTGTTACATTATACTCTCCATCTGCATAGGTTTGTCTTACTTCAATGCTATTCACTACAGGATCTCCCTCCGCCCAAACATAAAGGCTAGGATTTGGTATAGAGAGAAATACCATAATCATACTAATGAATAAAGCCAGTATTTTCTTAAATATTTTTTGCATATTTTTTGCACCACCTTCTATCCGTCATAGAATCCTAATGATTTGCAACAATAAATATTCCTTTTTCTTCACACACAAGCTCCACACTATGATCTATTAAATTAACTGTGTATGGTATTTCGTAAAAGTTCCTTGTGATTTCATCATATCTTAAAGCCTTAATATTTTTACCATTACTATATTTTAGGGGTATATGAAGCATTACATCTTTAATTTTATAATTTTCTCCTGAAACCTGTATAAAATCTGATGCTACCCCATTCCCTCTAAGCTTCCTCTTTAACATTTGTGCTACAGACGGTTCTACCCTTCCAAGTCGAATGGTAATTTCATCATCTTTTGCATAAGGATCAAGCATTACACCGTAAAGTATAATATCTGCCCATTTTGACTTTATTTTTAGCATACCTATTTTACATCTTTTATCTCCATCATACTGGATTTTACGAACAAGTACATCATCTCCCATCAATTCATCTAAATCAAATTCTAACTCCCTTTCATTAATATCACTT includes:
- a CDS encoding S-layer homology domain-containing protein, with product MKKFITVCMVLMMLLTPITVWATPPGFSGGVNNEYKYEEWVFITGEPIKFVGTVDVKEKNKSNEKTVSYTFKLKPEDQSIKGQLDRKITLLTTYDRRNDKGQTIGQTTVDKYKETIKIGKDKYELAKDGGYELSKSDIIDNRPASDFYSGNLKARKYYKINKDEGEVIVDISGGNVGYNNFWGGTETQILDYTITSRRQKEDKDGDIDEATWHGTVRVQVSDSLTKTLKYSDNEANFSSFYGGHVRVTNQEMVSSYDYNLPKIEDDEINDRRRKIGSKLLREKMVPKVERLIIPKFKDIGGHWAEEYIKKLYSLDVFDENSLFFKPDIPFTRVEFIKGVIRACNIRPSLEEVKKTRRTRGKQPKEVSPFKDVAVNDPDYKYIKDGVEKNIISGVTEDLFKPDKPLTKAQAVTILIKALGFESKAPNPGFYTSFTDDNKIPSWAKDSIYMAKEIGLIYGDDYNRINPNKNITRAEGSEMLVRFLEFLQKDLQRDYRENIINFR
- a CDS encoding IPT/TIG domain-containing protein — encoded protein: MQKIFKKILALFISMIMVFLSIPNPSLYVWAEGDPVVNSIEVRQTYADGEYNVTKTIITILGDNLKGVYIGTSKEGAGFEEVKNKSVDSEVVQQFEVGNGGVIPNSILIGNKIIQIKQDELPTLSEVTRRIKIGKDQLTLKGTNLDLIKKDHDDNTADSDNRMYSVYYKSTGGTQQLDFQNTESFTGDSSTQTVVFKAEDIKGDAGIQNIIIEKNFQVEDPKVAGNQINIMIQKYYPKQFTLVHEIEPISDLIMNPNRGMTGDEVQFIASHGLDRYDVFFLRDLTDAFTNDNKGTDTSFIPNLNGKQVLKTHVPNGLEQGDYYVIFTNRIEDNQDPNEAIVKQLVIGQAPEYDKFTVIDSENKITIKSVSPTEGPDSGNTKVELTGRYFGSLNIDDFRPNSEEKKVITVDGTNETTMEISYGTQTTKNVTYENEEGNKVTEEKTSVGEYGEKKYNVESAKRTVKVIIGAVTKFAKKPNSSEYDYSFGGIDRISVYTQPITDVATNPLKDVVIETETVLKLTGFPNDIVIKDRAVWQDGKFKFISSTPKPEIEGVLPEKIQVEKDNNSSAYIISNEEDRMIAIYGENFFVHQYTNDANEKITRYPIVEFENGIKLNKNDITVSGSVYENGNPDLYFKVFNAQGIEVDGSEGNEMGTKILVKIPKDTIVSEIGPSYVKVINPVRNSNEAGLSGQKPNAVEFVLPSATKKPVIEEVKPNVVTVDGGEVVTIIGSNFETEAKVFIDGNEVKGIKVQGDGKKITFTAPPGREGKTQIQVMNSEGGIDVYPFEYVKTYTDPKLIDFSPKTGKTGTLVVVEGDNFLKPAPTATKDDIYKLIGTRILLEGEDINEYNKNDKKEIILKEYIAPNTLKILKAIDGKLNVAEYYHSVIFEDVNERFYTLDKNMNKEVVLSNGVDEKYIIKVLGNDIKADKEGGDTYTVTVDTNGITLVNDSDGNDKLELIMKTPFKVDENNIIIGDNVKVVDINKLYFTVPKLPGDGYYDVTVVNPDTKKDSKVDNQGFYYYTQPSSRPNIETIEPSEGSVDGGYTITIKANKEKTEGRDCFIDNGTEKTKVYIDGMMIPKEDVKVAIDGLSMEVIVPKLNIDIKEVYNTDRLTVAVVVVNPDGGSASKEDGFTYIVPISHPKINKITPVKGTAAGGNYVEITGEDFRFYEPYDDDNRDGSWQSDEDYQNLNNYSVKLGKEDDGTGGPDDFTNKNVEELKKEYNKEQYNKYGNYEGIVLPVLPKVYFGNKQAEVIEFGNGYLKVIAPRTQAGTVDIYVKNNDLGISNKVTYTYEGSSPKITSISPEGGKKQGGDRVEIHGQDFYTSDIKVYYKEGGSYKTKSVTQALVRFANITNKDIPREAENSGRIDNSRTTVRLDGGLTVNYDGINDTLNLNIVENQQNYTVTLPYDDETIYVPVSLLTYTDHAGQTYSYVNATRGDEWIRFEVSDRRLFIERGYSPKVEYVNSGHIVVHTPSYYTVGIVSLTVINPDGGEVSSKFEYKNPDSKPKITNITKDGKNPITETIDGKEMKILRMTYKGGNMVSILGSDFRENAFIQIGEILTINPSQITYQLPNKLTFEMPAVGEENIGKFFRVIVSNEDYGNAASDELTPPIYIQFTKGETAPSIEEIIPDKGPASGGNTVIIRGKDFREGLSVLIGDTIVPNEDVTLIDYKTIKVKMPPHQSGKFEVKVENPDGELSEPSGEYTYLSAPTIVTVVDPNDPAESSIISSISVEGGQEIKIKGSGFVEGARVVFGPVIEKSNEEGKEKIYINGEEWNLMEGTDGTEVKFIDEGTLIVKTPAGKLDSIGIMVINSDGGATKIYEGIKYGLPDLPVPTEVTAELLYDRYIKVNWNQVNDAEEYEIYVVIDDHEKYVVGNTELTSFIYQDLEPNTRYKFVVTALGKYGNSKYSKTSNGVRTGDRVGPKDEDGELGENTTIEKVGNKANIIIGEDDFEKALNIDLTRGDLVGAKEIIISIPSSVAANYDAKDITITGQAFRVKLNPKNFYSGAIRENKYKRDSGIRFSIKPEGRVEKGIIGKTALSKQYELKAYVYAGQNNTEMSYLPAYIQIALDVDREKADIRRVKYISLNVYDEDERKWIPIANGSKDSFSIMGVTDKIGKFAVLGSRR